In Flammeovirgaceae bacterium, the sequence AACGGCTGCCAAAATGTAACCCGCAACGAGGTAACGGTATTTAATCCTCCGGTTGCTGACTTTCAGCTTCCTTCTGCATCACCTTTCTGTACCCATCAGGCTTATACATTTACAAATACTTCTTCTTATGATGCCGGAAGCGATATTTCCTGGAACTGGATGGTTAATTCAGTTGGCGTTTCAACAGACGAGGATTTGCAGTTGTCGTTCAGTAATTCTGTTCCGCACGAAGTAAAACTTATTGCCTCCATACCGGGGTGTTCAAGTGAGATGATAAAAAATATCTCAACAGTCGTTGGTGGCCCTTCTGTCAATTTCAACATAACGGGGCATTGCCAGCAGGCGCCTGTATCTTTCACCAATGCCACTTCCGGTAGTGTAACGGCATATACGTGGGACTTTGATGATGGCAATATATCTAATGAGGAGAACCCTGTTCATGTCTTTTCGGCTTCAGGAACCTTTAATGTTCAGCTAACCGCCACCAATGCAGCCGGCTGCATGAACTCCGTAACCCAGCCTATCATAATTTATTCTAAACCCCAAACCGATTTTTCGGTGGCCTTGCCGCCCTTTTCGTGCAGCGGCTCAGCCACCCAGTTTAATGATGCCACACCCAACCCGCCCGACAGCAACATTGCTTCCTGGTTATGGGATTTTGATGACGGAGGAAGTACATCAACCCTTAAAAATCCGCAGCATGTTTATACAATGCCGGCTACTTATCAGGTTACACTAACCACCACCACCAACTTCGGTTGTTCGGCAACCGTACAAAAACCTGCGCTCATCCTGCCATCACCAACCGTTGATTTCAGTAACTCGCCACCCTGCCGGAACATACCGGTAAGCTTTACCGATCAAACCCCCGGCAGCAACCAAGCATGGCTATGGCAGGTAGAGAGTTCATTTTATTCGGTTCAAAACCCCACGCATACGTTTACCACTACAGGCACCAAAAACGTTATGCTTGCTGTAACCGGTGCCAATGGATGTGTTGGAACCAGAACAAAGCAGGTTGTGGTACCCGTTCAACTCGTTCCTGATTTTACCGTTGAAAAAAACTGTGTCAATCAACAAACACATTTTAGCGATAACACCAACGATTTTGCCGATCCGATAACAGCCTGGCAATGGACATTTGGAGCTCTTGGCACCGGAACCGGCAGCACGGCCGAGTTCACCTTTCCATCCGTGGGCAGCGTAAATGTAAACCTTGTGGTAACCACACAAACCGGGTGTTCTTATTCGCGATTAAAAAGTGTAAGTATTGAGCCTGCACCAATGGCATCATTTACGGCTACGCCAACCGTGGGCGAACCGCCACTTCCGGTATCATTCACCAATACATCATCCGGAGCAACCTCCTATCTGTGGTACTTTGGCGATTCCGGGAACTCTTCCAGTACCATACCGTCTCCGCAATTTACATTTACCGAGTTGGGTCAATACACGGTAGAGCTAACCGCTTATAATCCACTCAGTTGTTCCCACAAAGCAACACGCACCATACACGTGGTTGTTCCGGCAATTAATGTGGAAGTGAGTTTACTTGAACTTCTCACTAACCAGGCTTCGCTCACTCCTGCGGTAACACTCATAAATCGCAGCAATGTTCCAATTCAAAATCCGGTTGTTCGTTTTGATTTAACGGGTACTGCAGCCATCAATGAAGTGATACCGGTTACTATTCCATCCAACAGCTCCTATCGGCATGTGGCAAGTTTTTTCATTCCGGTACGCGATGGGCTGGATTATGTTTGTGCCGAAGTGTTGCTGGATGATACCACACCGCATGACAACCGCCTTTGTTCAACGGTTGAAGCTGATTTTTTTGTTTTAGAACCTTACCCTAATCCCGTATTCGGAAAGCAGCCTGTAACCATCAGTTGGGTATCAGCTACCGAAAACTCGGCAATAATTTCTTTGCTCGGCAGTTCCGGTCAACAGGTTTTTTCATCAGTCCTATCAGCCAGCACCGGTTTCAACTCAGTTGAGATAACCACCGGGCAACTGCGGGCTGGTTTATACATTTTGCGGATAACGTCCGGTAACATGGTAAAAAATTTCCGGCTGGTGGTTGGCGAATAATGCAGCCGGCAATTAGGTATAAACCCTTTTTACTTTATTTTTACAGTCTTTAATTAAAGAGCCCTCTATGAAGAACATTAAACTCGATGCTACCGACCGGAAGATACTGGAATTGCTGCAACGGAACTCCAATATTACCAATGCCTTGCTGGCCAAGGAAATTGGCCTGTCTCCGGCACCGACATTAGAACGCGTAAATAAGCTGGAGAACAACAAAGTAATAAAAAGTTACCATGCCGTGATCGATCCGAATGCCGTTGGCCTTGGTGTAAGCACGTTTGTTATGGCTTCACTGAAGGGCCATAACAAAGAGAACATTGATAAATTTGTAAAGGCCATCGCTACCATTGACGAGGTAATTGAATGCCACCACATTACCGGTGCTGGTGATTTTATTTTACGGATTGTTTGTGCCGACATTGCCGCCTACCAGCAACTGATGCTGGAGAAAGTATCGAACATTGAAGTGGTTGACAGCCTGCAAACCATGGTTATTCTCTCCACATTTAAGAACAGCAAGGTTCTGCCCATACCTAACTGAGCATGACAGCCGAGAAGACCTTAATTCTGGATGCCCTGCAGGTAAAACAGAAAATCCGCAGGATGGCTTTTGAGATTTTCGAAAACAATTTCAAAGAGAAGGTTATTGTTATTGCCGGCATTGACGGCCAGGGTTATACGCTGGCGAAATTACTGGCTAAAGAAGTTGCAGCAATCTCTGAAACAGAAGTTAAACTGGTTAAGGTTACACTCGATAAGGAGGCTCCGCAGTTGAATGCGGTTGCGCTAGACTGTGACGTAAAAGATGCTAAGAAAAAAAGTATTGTCTTGGTAGATGATGTACTGAATACCGGCCGCACACTGGCCTATGCCATGAAGCCCTTTCTTGATGTTGAAATCAAAAAACTTGAAGTAGCCGTACTCATCAATCGGAGTCACTCTGCTTTCCCTATCGCTCCGCGTTACTCCGGATACGAACTGGCCACCACCATTACCGATCATGTTGAAGTTGTTCTTGGAAAAGATACCGCGGTGTACCTCAAGTAATCAGTTGCAGATTTCGTCATCAGGTTCTTTACCGAACCAAACTACCCCATACTCTTTATATAAACCGATACCAATGGCATTCCATTGCACCGGCTTCCAGATGCCTTCGTTTATAATTACCTGGTTATGGCCGGGGCTTCTTTTCCAGCCTTCCAGTCCCTCTTCTGCGTTGGCACCCGCGGTGCTGAAATAGGAAATCTCATAGCCGTTACCCGGGTAACCGGCAATTTCTTTCGGCTTGTCCCACATGCACCGGGCCTGTTTATGATCATCGGTGTAGCAGCAGGCTGTCCACTTTCCGTTTTTCGACCAACTGTGAAGATTACACCGCTGATTATTTGGGTCGTAGTGCTCGGCCAAATCCTTTGCATGGAGTTGAGCTACACGGGTAAGTTTAGGCGACAGCGGTATGGAATTCAGTCCTTTCGCAGCGCGGTATTCCATAATCATATCATAAAGCCGTTGTTCTTCATCGTTAAGACAGGTTTTCAATGAAATCGATTCAGGAGCAAAAGATTGCAGGCTAAGCAACAGGAGTATCAGCACGGAAGTTGGGATTGATTTCATAGTTCCAGAGAAAACGTTCGCTTACGCCTAAATTATTCATTATAGCTGTATTTTTTTAATTTCAGGGCTTTAACAAATACCATTTAAACCAAATTAAACATGAGCGATCAAAAGATTACTATCCATAACGGGATGCTGAATGTTCCGGATAACCCGACCATACCTTACATCGAAGGCGATGGAACCGGGGTGGATATATGGCCGGCCGCACAACTGGTTTTTGATAAAGCGGTAGAAAAAGCCTATGGGGGCAAACGCAAAATCAACTGGAAGGAAGTACTGGCGGGTGAAAAGTCGTTTAATAAAGTAGGCAACTGGCTGCCCGATGAAACCCTGGATGCCTTTAGGGATTACCTGGTGGGCATAAAAGGCCCACTTACCACACCGGTGGGTGGTGGCATCCGCTCCCTTAACGTTGCCCTACGGCAGATACTGGACTTGTATGTGTGCCTCAGGCCGGTGCGTTGGTACCAGGGTGTGCCATCGCCTGTAAAAAATCCGGGCGCGGTAAACATGGTCATCTTCCGCGAGAATACCGAAGATATTTATGCCGGTATTGAATTTGGTGCCGGCACACCCGAAGCTCAGAAAATATTGGATTTTCTGGCAAAAGAGTTCCCGAAGGAATACAACAAGATACGGTTCAATACGAAAGAAAAATCAGAGACCTTCTGGAAAATGGTGGGCGCCCCCAGTGTGAAGACAGACGTGAATGTGGGCATCGGTATTAAGCCGGTAAGCTGGAGCGGAAGCGTGCGGTTGATTCATAGCGCCATTGCGTATGCCGTTAAGTTTAACCGTAAATCGGTTACGCTGGTACACAAGGGCAACATTATGAAGTTTACCGAAGGTGCCTTTATGGAGTGGGGTTATGCCATTGCCGAAGAATACTTTGGCGATAAAGTGTACACCTGGAAACGGTGGGAAAAAACCAAAAAGGAAAAAGGAGAGGAAGCAGCCAATGCCGAGCAGAAGGCAGCCATCGCAGCCGGTAAAATCATCATCAAAGATTCCATTGCCGACATCACTTTGCAACAAGTGTTAACCCGCCCGGAAGATTTTGAAGTGATTGCTACCTTAAACCTGAACGGTGATTATCTCAGCGATGCATTAGCTGCGCAGGTAGGCGGTATTGGCATTGCGCCTGGAGCTAACATCAACTACATCACCGGTCATGCCATCTTTGAAGCTACGCATGGCACAGCGCCCAAATATGCCGGTCAGGATAAAGTAAACCCCGGCTCCGTGATTCTTTCAGGTGTGATGATGCTGGAGTACATGGGCTGGCAGGAAGCGGCCGACCTGATTAATAAAGGGCTCGAAAAAGCCATCTCCTCCAAGCGGGTAACCTACGATTTCCACCGGCTGATGGATGGCGCCACCCTGCTGAAGTGTTCGGAGTTTGCGCAGGAGGTAGTGAAGAACATGTGATTCATGTTAATATTTTAGATTTAATTTAGCCAGGGGCGGTGCGTACGCACCCGCCCCCGGCTGTTTTTCTTTGATATTTTTTTGACTTCCTATAGGTTACCTCCGGCCTTTTTATACACTAAGTCATGCAAACTAGCCAATTAGCCACAAGACCTATGAGCCTGACTTTTACCACTGCCGAGTTGCGCCTGCTGCGGTATGTAGCCGATGGCGCCAAACTGGAAGTCCTTGCCGCCCAGGAGGGCGTAACCCAGAAGGAAATTGAAACGAGATTAAAAAGCGTGTACAAGCGCCTGGAATCGCGTAATCCTGTTGAAGCCCTGCAAAAGCTGGCGCAATCAAGTTTTGAAGTGGTCGAACGTGGCTAATGGACCATTTTTAGTGCCGTAAGGGCGGCTTCTTCACCTTTGTTGCCGTATTTTCCTCCGGCCCGGTCGTAGGCCTGTTGTTTGTTCAGGGTTGTTAAAACCCCAAAAACAACCGGCTTCCGGGTTTTAAGGCTCACTTCGGTTAAACCATAGGCTACGGCCTGGCAGATATAATTAAAGTGTGGGGTTTCTCCTTGTATCACACAGCCCAGGCAAATCACGGCATGGATGTCTTTTCGCTCAGCCATCCGCAAGGCACCCAGCGATAATTCAAAACTACCCGGAACATTTTGCCTTACTATATTTTTTTGCTTCACGCCATGAGCTTGCAGACTGGCCGATGCAGCGGCATATAACGCCTCGGTAATTTCTTCATTCCATTCGCTTACAACAAGGGCGAATTTTTTACTTTTAATATCACGGTTGGTTAATACTTTACCGCTTCGTAAACTGCCGGCCATAGGTATGAAATTAAAAAGGATAGCTTGCGCTATCCCCTGCAAGGTAAATCAAATTTTATTTATGAGTTTGTCTCCAGTCGGGCTTTCAGTTTGCGCGCGTTTTGGTACTCGGCTGATTCCCAGTATTTGGTTATTACCTCATTATAGGCCTTAATGGCTTTTTCGCGCTGCTCCGATTTTTCAAAGGCCAGTGCTGCTTTCATCAGGTAGGCTGGCGTGAAATATTTATTCGGCCTGTAGCTGGCCGCTTTCTCATAATAGCGTGCAGCGTCCTTGTAGTTTTGCTCCTCCATGTACGCATCGCCAATCAGGCTGTAGGCCCGTGCCTGGATGAGCAAATCCTTTGAGCTGAAATCACTTAGGTACAGGCGTGCCGCTTCGAATTTCCCCTGCTTCAAAAAACTAACTCCGGCATAAAAATGGGCCAGGTTGGCGGCATCGGTAATGCCGTATTCATCAATTATATCAATAAAGCCCAGGTTATTGCCATCGCCATTCAGAGCCAGGTTCAGGCTGTCGGCCTCGAAGTAATAAATGGCCTGGAACATCTCCTTCTGTGCTTCGGCTTCAAGACTGTCTTTGTAGTAGGTAAAGCCAAAGTACCCTACAACCACCAAGGCTATAGCAAGGGCAATTCCACCCACCAGTTTGGGGTGGCGCTCCATCCAGGTTTCAGCGCTTTCCAATTTTTCGGCAAGTGCTTCAGGGTTCTCCAGTAATTCGTTTTGATTGGGTAATTTCTTGCTCATGGTAAAAAATTAGCCCCGCTCGGGGCGGGGCGCAAAACTACTAATAACCCGATATTTAACAAAAACAGGTTAGTCGGTAATGAAGGGATAACCGGGTTCGGCATAGATGTCAGTTAGCGCTTCGGCCGGATCAGGAAATTCTGATTCTTCTGCAAATCGAACACTTTCCTCAACCTGGGCATTTACACGGTTCTCGATTTCTTCGAGTTCTTTTTCGTTGGCCATTTTGTTAGCTAAAATGGTTTTCCTTACTACTTCAATGGGATCGCGCTGTTTGTATTGTTCCACTTCTTCTTTGGTACGGTACTTCTGTGGGTCCGACATGGAGTGGCCTTTATAGCGATAGGTTCTGAATTCAAGTAAGGTGGGTCCATCGCCTGTGCGTGCACGTATGGCGGCTTTCGCAACAGCGTGATGTACATCTTCAACCCGCATGGCATCCACCGGTTCAGAGGGCATGTCGTACGCTTCACCCAGTGTGTAAAGTTCATGTACGTTGGAGGTTCGCTTTACGGAAGTGCCCATGGCATAGCCGTTGTTTTCAATCACAAAAATTACCGGCAGTTTCCACAACATGGCCAGGTTAAGTGCTTCATGAAAAGCCCCTTGCCTTACTGCACCATCGCCCATATAGCAAATACATACATTACCCGTTTTGTTGTATTTCTCGGCCAAAGCTATTCCGGCACCCAGGGGTATTTGTCCCCCAACAATCCCGTGGCCTCCCATAAAGTTTACCGCTTTATCAAAAATATGCATGGAGCCGCCCTTACCTTTGGAACATCCCGTTGCTTTGCCATACAATTCGGCCATTACTGCATTGGGGCTTGTACCCAGTGCCAGCGGATGCGCGTGGTCGCGGTAGGCGGTAATCCACTTGTCGCCTTTCGTAAGAGCCGTGGCTGCTCCGGCTGCGCAGGCTTCCTGACCTATATATAGATGACAAAAGCCTTTTATCTTTTGCATACCATAAAGCTGGCCTGCCTTTTCTTCGAACCTGCGCATCAGCAACATGCTTTCAAACCAGAACAGGTAGGTTTCCTTTGAGAACTCCGTTTTACCGGTTTTGGAAGGCTCACTTTTGGTAGCTTTGGTTGTCGTTGCCATATCTCTATTTTTGATAGGAACTGCGAAAATAATCGCCCAAACGGCAAACGCCAAAGTAATTCAGTTAATCGTGCAACTTACCAACCTGCGGCTTAGTAATTTCAGAAACTATGAGGAGGCCAACCTGGAATTTCCATCAAAAATTACCTGCCTGGTTGGATTAAATGGTAGCGGAAAAACCAGCCTGCTGGAGGCTATTCATTATTTATCTTCCACCCGTAGTTTTCTGGGTGTTCCGGATAACCAACTTTTGCGTTACGGGGCCAGTTATTTTTCCGTTCAGGGTAGTTTTAGTATGACTGATAACTGCCATGAGGTGGCCTGTCAGGTGCAACCGGGCGTCAAAAAAATATTCAGCATTAACGGTAAGGAATATGAAAAACTGAGTGAACACGTTGGAAGATTTCCGGTAGTGGTGATAGCCCCCACGGATATTGACCTTGTTCGCGATGGAAGCGAAACGCGAAGGAAATTTTTTGACAGCATCATTTCGCAGGTTGATACGGCTTACCTGAATAGGCTGGTTACTTACAATAAAGTGTTGAAGCAACGCAACAGCCTTTTGACGCTCTTTGCAGAGCGAAAATTTCAGGATTTGCAGTTGTTGCAATCGTACGATGAGCAGTTGGTGAATACCGGTGTACCGATTGCAGACAGGCGAAAACAATTTATACAAGAGTTTAAACCGTTTTTTGATGCTGCTTACTCCTTTGTTGCCGGAGGTGAAGAGGGAGCAGCAGTGAATTATCACACAGCCGTTGCCAATGCAGATTATGTGCAGGCATTGGAAAGAAGCCTGCAGCGCGACCTGGCCCTGCAACGAACCCACGTGGGTATTCACCGCGATGATTTTGAATTTAAGTTCGCACATGGCGAGTTAAAGAAACTGGGTTCGCAGGGTCAGCAAAAGTCATTTTTGGTTGCTCTTAAACTGGCCCAGCTAGAGTGGCTCAACCGGTATAAAGGCTTTTATTCCATTCTGTTGGTGGATGATATTATGGATAAGCTGGATGATGTTCGTATGAAGCATGTATTGGAGCGGGTGTCGTCACACCAAACCGGTCAGCTTTTTATTACAGATGCTGCTGTCGATCGGGCATCAACCCTTTTTAAACATTTGCAATCAGAATATGATATCTTTAACGTAAACCGGGGAGTTATCAGCAGGTAAACATGGGTGATAAACGAAATAAAGGCAATACGCAGTCTATCGCTGAGGCTATCCGGGGCTTACTGAATTCCTATCGCCTGGAAACAAAATTTGATGAGGCCACCATTATTGCCTCCTGGCAAGACCTAGTCGGAACCCCTATCGCCAACCGTACCAAAAAAGTATTTATCCGAAACAGGATACTTTATGTTGAGTTCAATACACCCTCCATGAAAAACGATTTCATTCTTCATAAGGGCAAAATTCTGGCATTATTTCAGGAACGCTTTGGAAAGCAGGTCGTAAACGACATTGTTATACTGTAACGCACCTGTCCGTTCAGGAGCGTTCCTTAAAATGTTTGACGAAACCAAAAAACCGTATAATTTTGCACTCCTCATTTTAAAAAACCTGATTTCAGGTGCATAAAGCGAGGTTTTAAAAGGCGTTCATCGGCATACTTTGGGGATTGGCAAATGGCATGAGATGGCCCCGATTTCCAAACTGAAACTGGGGGAATACCAAAGCGGCCAACTGGGACAGACTGTAAATCTGTTGTCTTATGACTTCCTAGGTTCGAATCCTAGTTCCCCCACCCAATTGTGAGTGACGATTGTAGGCTTTGGAAAACTCTGAGTTCTGCAATCTAAAGCGTCAATTGAAACGCGGGAGTCCAGACGTTGCTGTGCAAGTCTGGATGCAGACAAGGCTTCGCCTTCGTCTGCATAGCTCAGTTAAAATGAGCCTCAAGATGGCAGAGAAGTTCTCTTAATAAATGAGGAGAAAACAGGCGGGAGTAGCTCAGTTGGTAGAGCGGCAGCCTTCCAAGCTGCAGGTCGCGGGTTCGAGCCTCGTCTCCCGCTCTGAGTTCAGTTGTTAGTTACCGGTTGTTGGTTGTTAGAGAACAAGCGATTAACAACCAACAACTAACGGCCAGTATGCTGTTGTAGCTCAGGGGTAGAGCACTTCCTTGGTAAGGAAGAGGTCGAGGGTTCAATTCCCTTCAACAGCTCAGGTATATGATGCATTCGGATGCCGAAGTGAATCAAGCCGTGATTCACGTAAAAATTATTGATTGATAGTAAAACCATGTTATTTCCGGGTGCGTAGCGAACACCGGTAACGGAAATGTTTGGTTTTCCGAATAAACCCTTATTCGACAGGCTTACCATGTTTAGGGTGTGTGCTTCTTAATAAGTTAAGAGGTAATATTGATTTGTAACAACTTAAATTGATTTATACACTTTAAACTGGATTTTCAACAATGGCTAAAGAAACATTTGATCGTTCGAAACCCCACGTAAACGTTGGTACCATCGGTCACGTTGACCACGGTAAAACAACCCTTACTGCGGCTATCACCAAAGTGCTCGCGAAGAAAGGTCTCGCTGCTGAGCGCGACTTCTCTTCTATTGACAACGCTCCCGAAGAAAAAGAGCGTGGAATTACCATCAACACCTCACACGTTGAGTATCAGACTGAAAAGCGTCACTACGCACACGTTGACTGTCCCGGTCACGCTGACTATGTAAAGAACATGGTTACCGGTGCCGCGCAGATGGACGGTGCCATTCTTGTAGTGGCCGCCACCGATGGTCCCATGCCTCAAACCCGCGAGCACATCCTGCTGGCCCGCCAGGTAGGTGTACCTGCCCTGGTAGTATTTATGAACAAGGTCGACCTTGTAGATGACCCTGAATTACTTGACCTGGTTGAAATGGAAGTACGCGAATTGCTTTCTTCCTATGATTTCCCTGGCGACAAAATTCCTGTAATCCGTGGTTCGGCCCTTGGCGGACTGAATGGCGAGCCGAAGTGGGTTGAAAAAATTGAAGAACTGATGAATGCGGTTGATGAGTACATCCCGCTGCCGGTTCGGTTGATTGACAAGGACTTCCTGATGCCGGTTGAAGACGTCTTCTCAATTACCGGTCGGGGTACGGTAGCCACCGGGCGTATTGAGCGCGGTGTTATCAAAACCGGTGATGCCGTTCAGATTCTCGGCATGGGTGCCGAAAACCTTTCGTCAGTTATTACCGGTGTGGAGATGTTCCGCAAGATTCTTGACAGAGGCGAAGCCGGTGACAACGTAGGGTTGTTGCTCCGTGGTATTGAAAAAGACCAAATCCGCAGGGGTATGGTTATTTGCAAACCCGGTTCCGTAACTCCGCACGCTAAATTTAAAGCCGAAGTTTACGTTCTGTCTAAAGAAGAAGGCGGCCGTCATACCCCGTTCTTTAACAAGTATCGTCCGCAGTTCTATTTCCGCACTACCGATGTTACCGGTGAGATTAAACTCCCTGCCGGTGTTGAAATGGTTATGCCTGGCGATAACATTTCCATTGAGGTTGAATTGATCAACAAAATCGCTATGGAAAAGGGACTCCGTTTCGCTATCCGCGAGGGTGGTCGTACGGTAGGTTCCGGTCAGGTAACTGAAATCCTCGACTAAACAGTAAATCAACAGGTTAGCCCAATTACCAAGGGGCATGGAAAGGCGTTTCTGAATTTTTAAGAAGCGCCTTTGTTTTATACATTACTCTTTCTACCTTTGCAGTCCTTTTGGGTTTCGCGAGGTTTGATGGTGTAATCTGGTGTTTCTCAAGAGGTTGTGAGTCTGCAAGCTCTGGGGTTAAAGCCGGTTTTTTTACGGGTGTAGCTCAATTGGCAGAGCAGCGGTCTCCAAAACCGCAGGCTGGGAGTTCGAGTCTCTCCACCCGTGCGAAGGTAATTCAGGTGGAAAGCCTGGGAGTCCTGACAAGCCGTTACAACGGTTGGTCAGGATGCTGATCGGAGCATCAGCATTCGAGTCTCTCCACCCGTGCAAAGTAAATTCCGGGTTAAACCCGGTCAGAACAATAAAACGCGAAAGGCCTTAGTCATGCAAAAACTTACCACCTATATCGCAGAGTCCTGGGATGAAATCAAAAACAAGGTTTCATGGTCAAGCTATAAGGAGTTGCAGGGCAGTGCCATCCTGGTGCTGGTTGCTTCCACCATTTTTGCGCTTGTAATTGGCGGTATTGATTGGGTTTTTAAAACGGGGTTAGAGTGGTTTTACCGTGAATTTTAAATGGCAGCGGTGATGGGCGAGTTAAAGTGGTATGTTCTTCGGGTAATCAGCGGCCAGGAAAAAAAGGTTAAGACCTACCTGGAAAACGAGATTGAACGGGAAAAACTAAGGGAGTATATCCCGCAGGTGTTAATCCCTTCGGAAAAAGTGTACGAAATGCGTGGCGGTAAAAAGCGCGTACGGGAGAGAAATTTCTTTCCGGGTTATGTGCTGATTTCAGCCGACTTGTCGCATGGAGAGGCATTTCACTCGGTAAACAACATCCCGGGTGTTATTGGTTTTTTAGGCAGCAATGGTACGGGGTCCTCAAAAGATCCGGTTCCGCTCCGGCAATCCGAAGTAAACCGCATTTTAGGAAAGGTTGACGAGATAGACACGTTTGATGAAAAACTGGAAACCCCGTTTATCAAAGGCGAGTCGGTTAAAGTAATGGATGGACCTTTCAGCGGGTTTACCGGCACAGTTGAAGAGATATTTGAAGAGAAAAAGAAACTGAATGTGATGGTAAAAATATTCGGCCGCAATACACCGGTGGAATTGAATTACATGCAGGTTGAGAAATTAGATTAAGAACACAGATATGGCAAAGGAAGTAACAGGGTATTTGAAATTACAGGTAAAAGGAGGCGCGGCCAATCCGTCACCACCAATCGGTCCGGCTTTGGGTAGCAAGGGTCTAAACATCATGGATTTTTGCAAACAGTTTAATGCGCGTACACAGGACAAACCCGGACAGTTATTGCCGGTGCTGATTACCATCTACAATGATAAGTCGTTTGACTTCGTCATCAAAACACCTCCGGCTGCTAACCTCATTCTGGAGGCCATGAAAAAGCAGAAAGGTTCCGCTGAACCAAACAGGAACAAAATCGGCTCCATTACCTGGGACCAGGTAAAAAAAATAGCCGAAACAAAAATGCCCGATCTGAACGCTTTTAAAATTGAATCGGCAATGAAAATGATTGCCGGTACGGCCCGCAGTATGGGTGTTACTGTATCAGGAACACCTCCGTGGAAAAACTAAAACTTGGTTGACGGTTACTTAAAAAGTCATGGCACGTATATCAAAAAACAGAAAAGCCGTAATTGGCAAGTATAACCTCGAAAAGGAATATTCGCTGGAGGATGCTTCAAAAATGCTGAAGGAAATTACCTTCACCAAGTTCGATGCCTCCGTTGATCTGGATGTTCGCCTGGGCGTGGATCCGAAAAAATCCGACCAGATGGTTCGCGGAGTAGTGTCACTGCCGCACGGCATCGGCAAGACCGTCCGCGTACTGGTACTTTGCACGCCTGATAAGGTTCAGGAAGCAAAAGATGCCGGGGCTGACCATGTTGGTCTTGACGATTACATCCAGAAAATTGAAGGCGGCTGGACGGATATCGATGTGATCATCTGTACTCCCACCGTAATGGCCAAGGTAGGTAAACTTGGCAAGGTGTTAGGCCCCCGCGGCTTAATGCCCAACCCCAAATCAGGAACTGTTACGCTCGAAGTCGGTAAAGCCGTCAAAGAAGTAAAGGCCGGTAAAATCGA encodes:
- a CDS encoding PKD domain-containing protein, producing MMRLFNLLGLLTTALEILAQCPAADFTIPVSTCINSTIEVENNATGASYYEWDFCSGDLDLTPEVTAVVTNSLLFRTRSLRLINHNNAWYAFTIDQASNKLIRLHFGASLNNTPVITDLGNPGNLLNGVFDLRMIQEAGQWYALVVNTGSNNLLRLNFGSNIESTPTVQNLGSFGVLNTPNGIFTLTENNLLRVFISNGGSAEIIRMDFGSSVLNTPAVTSFPVPGGSGLRGLAITRECDRWFGLVTSYNNNKVFWLDFMNGLDQPPTTGEITFFTSYNFPATIAIASDGGNYYAFIQSAIGFQYRLSFGSSIIDKLGAGQNFGNFGISNENFAIELVKVNSDWTGFTVDLTNRRLIRQTFPLECDATQATSNAEIPIVSYQHSGTKKITLSAFGAENAVSSVSKTMVVSGNVAPDISFLNQNQCAGNDVLFTSINSSGNIIAYDWNFGDGNTSTDSNPVHIFAIAGVYTTKLQVAASNGCQNVTRNEVTVFNPPVADFQLPSASPFCTHQAYTFTNTSSYDAGSDISWNWMVNSVGVSTDEDLQLSFSNSVPHEVKLIASIPGCSSEMIKNISTVVGGPSVNFNITGHCQQAPVSFTNATSGSVTAYTWDFDDGNISNEENPVHVFSASGTFNVQLTATNAAGCMNSVTQPIIIYSKPQTDFSVALPPFSCSGSATQFNDATPNPPDSNIASWLWDFDDGGSTSTLKNPQHVYTMPATYQVTLTTTTNFGCSATVQKPALILPSPTVDFSNSPPCRNIPVSFTDQTPGSNQAWLWQVESSFYSVQNPTHTFTTTGTKNVMLAVTGANGCVGTRTKQVVVPVQLVPDFTVEKNCVNQQTHFSDNTNDFADPITAWQWTFGALGTGTGSTAEFTFPSVGSVNVNLVVTTQTGCSYSRLKSVSIEPAPMASFTATPTVGEPPLPVSFTNTSSGATSYLWYFGDSGNSSSTIPSPQFTFTELGQYTVELTAYNPLSCSHKATRTIHVVVPAINVEVSLLELLTNQASLTPAVTLINRSNVPIQNPVVRFDLTGTAAINEVIPVTIPSNSSYRHVASFFIPVRDGLDYVCAEVLLDDTTPHDNRLCSTVEADFFVLEPYPNPVFGKQPVTISWVSATENSAIISLLGSSGQQVFSSVLSASTGFNSVEITTGQLRAGLYILRITSGNMVKNFRLVVGE
- a CDS encoding Lrp/AsnC family transcriptional regulator, whose translation is MKNIKLDATDRKILELLQRNSNITNALLAKEIGLSPAPTLERVNKLENNKVIKSYHAVIDPNAVGLGVSTFVMASLKGHNKENIDKFVKAIATIDEVIECHHITGAGDFILRIVCADIAAYQQLMLEKVSNIEVVDSLQTMVILSTFKNSKVLPIPN
- a CDS encoding phosphoribosyltransferase, whose translation is MTAEKTLILDALQVKQKIRRMAFEIFENNFKEKVIVIAGIDGQGYTLAKLLAKEVAAISETEVKLVKVTLDKEAPQLNAVALDCDVKDAKKKSIVLVDDVLNTGRTLAYAMKPFLDVEIKKLEVAVLINRSHSAFPIAPRYSGYELATTITDHVEVVLGKDTAVYLK
- a CDS encoding CAP domain-containing protein codes for the protein MKSIPTSVLILLLLSLQSFAPESISLKTCLNDEEQRLYDMIMEYRAAKGLNSIPLSPKLTRVAQLHAKDLAEHYDPNNQRCNLHSWSKNGKWTACCYTDDHKQARCMWDKPKEIAGYPGNGYEISYFSTAGANAEEGLEGWKRSPGHNQVIINEGIWKPVQWNAIGIGLYKEYGVVWFGKEPDDEICN
- the icd gene encoding NADP-dependent isocitrate dehydrogenase, with translation MSDQKITIHNGMLNVPDNPTIPYIEGDGTGVDIWPAAQLVFDKAVEKAYGGKRKINWKEVLAGEKSFNKVGNWLPDETLDAFRDYLVGIKGPLTTPVGGGIRSLNVALRQILDLYVCLRPVRWYQGVPSPVKNPGAVNMVIFRENTEDIYAGIEFGAGTPEAQKILDFLAKEFPKEYNKIRFNTKEKSETFWKMVGAPSVKTDVNVGIGIKPVSWSGSVRLIHSAIAYAVKFNRKSVTLVHKGNIMKFTEGAFMEWGYAIAEEYFGDKVYTWKRWEKTKKEKGEEAANAEQKAAIAAGKIIIKDSIADITLQQVLTRPEDFEVIATLNLNGDYLSDALAAQVGGIGIAPGANINYITGHAIFEATHGTAPKYAGQDKVNPGSVILSGVMMLEYMGWQEAADLINKGLEKAISSKRVTYDFHRLMDGATLLKCSEFAQEVVKNM